Proteins encoded in a region of the Heptranchias perlo isolate sHepPer1 unplaced genomic scaffold, sHepPer1.hap1 HAP1_SCAFFOLD_1047, whole genome shotgun sequence genome:
- the LOC137307567 gene encoding 5-oxoprolinase-like — protein sequence MEEPGKFQFAIDRGWDVHGRLRSMSRGKVRVMKLLSEDPANYRDAPTEGIRRILQEECGIPVSRDRPMDTSRIDWIRMGTTVATNALLERKGERIALVITKGFRDLLHIGNQSRPKIFDLEIVMPEVLYEEVIEVDERVVLQHVGCQLPKRDGLETVTGSTGEGVEVWRRVNTSELEVKLMGVLSRGICSLAVLLLHSYTWSDHERQIGELAKTLGFKHVSLSSEVMPMIRAVPRGYTACADAYLTPCIQRYLRGFCAGFQDRLKDVRVLFMQSDGGLTPMDRFNGSRAILSGPAGGVVGYALTTHGADCQQPVIGFDMGGTSTDVSRYAGDFEHVFEATTAGITLQAPQLDINTVAAGGGSMLFFR from the exons ATGGAGGAGCCCGGGAAGTTTCAGTTCGCTATCGATCGCGGGTGGGACGTTCACGGACGTCTTCGCTCGATGTCCCGGGGGAAGGTCCGAGTCATGAAGCTGCTTTCTGAagacccggccaattaccgagaTGCCCCCACGGAGGGGATCAGGCGGATCCTGCAAGAG GAATGTGGAATTCCGGTGTCTCGGGATCGGCCGATGGACACCTCTCGGATTGACTGGATCCGGATGGGCACCACTGTCGCCACCAACGCACTgctggagcggaagggggagagaatCGCACTCGTCATCACCAAGGGGTTCAGGGACTTGCTGCATATCGGTAACCAGTCCCGGCCAAAGATATTTGACCTG GAGATAGTTATGCCAGAGGTGTTGTACGAGGAGGTGATTGAAGTTGATGAACGAGTGGTTTTACAGCATGTCGGCTGCCAGCTGCCTAAACGGGATGGACTGGAGACCGTCACAG GGTCCACGGGGGAGGGCGTGGAGGTGTGGAGACGAGTGAACACGAGTGAGCTGGAAGTGAAGCTGATGGGTGTCCTATCGAGGGGGATCTGCAGCCTGGCAGTGCTCCTGCTGCATTCCTATAC GTGGTCCGATCACGAGAGACAAATCGGGGAATTGGCGAAGACGCTCGGGTTCAAACACGTGTCCCTGTCCTCGGAGGTGATGCCGATGATCCGTGCAGTTCCCCGCGGTTACACGGCCTGCGCTGATGCCTACCTGACACCGTGCATTCAGAGATACCTCCGCGGCTTCTGTGCAGGATTCCAGGACCGTCTCAAG GATGTGCGGGTGCTGTTCATGCAGTCGGACGGCGGGCTGACCCCCATGGACAGGTTTAACGGGTCTCGGGCCATCCTGTCTGGACCGGCGGGCGGTGTTGTCGGATACGCACTCACCACACACGGCGCAGACTGTCAACAACCCGTCATCGGCTTCGATATGGGCG GCACCTCGACGGACGTGAGCCGATACGCCGGGGACTTTGAGCACGTGTTCGAGGCCACGACTGCGGGGATCACGCTCCAGGCCCCTCAGCTCGATATCAACACCGTGGCTGCCGGCGGGGgctccatgctcttcttcagGTAG
- the exosc4 gene encoding exosome complex component RRP41 — protein MAGMELLSDQGYRVDGRKPTELRKIQARMGVFAQADGSAYIEQGNTKALAVVYGPHEIRGARSKALHDKAMVNCQYSMATFSTGERKRRPHGDRKSTEMTLHLKQTFEAAILTQLYPRSQIDIYVQVLGVSNSDL, from the exons ATGGCGGGGATGGAGCTGCTCTCGGACCAGGGTTACCGGGTGGACGGCAGGAAGCCCACCGAGCTGAGGAAAATACAGGCCCGCATGGGAGTATTCGCTCAGGCCGACGGCTCGGCTTACATCGAGCAGGGCAACACCAAAGCGCTGGCGGTGGTTTACGGGCCGCACGAG ATTCGTGGCGCTCGCAGTAAGGCCCTTCACGACAAGGCGATGGTGAACTGCCAGTACAGCATGGCCACATTCAGCACGGGTGAACGCAAGCGACGGCCCCATGGCGATCGCAAGTCTACCGAGATGACCCTTCATCTGAAGCAGACGTTTGAAGCAGCCATTTTAACTCAGCTTTACCCCCGATCCCAAATTGACATCTATGTGCAGGTATTGGGGGTGTCTAACTCTGACCTCTGA